The nucleotide window TCTGCTGGCGATCATCTTCGCCGAGACGGGGCTGCTGGTCGGGTTCTTCCTGCCCGGCGACTCCCTGCTGTTCACCGCGGGCATGGTGGCGGCCGGTGGCTTCGCCGGGGTGACCCTCGCGCCGCTGTGGGTCCTGCTGATCCTGCTCCCCCTCGCCGCGATCGCCGGGAACCTCGTCGGCTACTGGATCGGGCACCGGGCCGGGCCGGCGGTGTTCAAGCGCGAGCAGTCCCGCTTCTTCAAGGCCGAGTACGTCGAGCAGGCCAACGCGTTCTTCACCAGGCACGGCGCCCGCACGATCGTGCTGGCCCGCTTCGTGCCGATCGTGCGCACCTTCGCCACGGTCATGGCCGGTGCCTCGCGGATGGACCTGCGCGTCTACGTCCTCTACTCGGTGATCGGCGGGGTCCTGTGGGCCGCCGGCGTCACCGCCCTGGGCTACTGGCTGGGCCAGGTCGACGTCATCCACGACAACATCGAGCTGTTCGCGATCGGCGTCGTCGTCCTCTCGCTGATCCCGGTGGCCTTCGAGCTGCTCCGGGCCCGGCGCCGCAACTCCGCCGCCTGAAGGAGTCGAAGGACCCCCTCGCCCCCCACCGCGAGCGAGCTCGCGGCGGGGCCCTGCGAGGGGGCCGAGCCAGCGGGGCCGTCAGGAGAGGCCGAGGTCCTCGAGGCTGAAGGCGGCGCGGTACTCCAGGCCTGCGGCCTCGACCGCGGCGCGGGCTCCCCGGTCGACGATGACGGCGACCGCGACCACCTCGGCGCCCGCCTCCTGCAGCGCCTCGACGGCGGTGAGCGGGCTGCTGCCGGTGGTGGAGACGTCCTCGACGACCAGGACGGCGCGACCGTCGACGTCCGGGCCCTCGATCCGGCGCTGCATGCCGTGCGCCTTGGTCTCCTTGCGCACCACGCACGCGTCCAGGAAGCCCTGCCCGTCGGCGGCGGCGTGCAGCATCGCGGTGGCCACCGGGTCCGCACCCAGGGTGAGCCCGCCGACGACGTCGTAGCGCAGGTCGCCGGTCAGCTGCCGCATCACCCGGCCCACCAGCGGGGCCGCCTCGTGGTGCAGCGTCACCCGGCGCAGGTCGATGTACCAGTCGGCCTCCCGGCCGGAGGACAGCGTCACCTTCCCGTGCACCACGGCCAGCTCGACGATGAGCTCGAGCAGCCGGTCGCGGTCGGGGTGGGCCGGGGAGTGGGCGTCCATGGGCACGACCCTACTGAGCAGTCCCCGCCCGCGCCCGGCCCCCGGGGACCTCACGGCGCGGGCGCGAGGACCTGGTCGACGACGTAGACGACGGCGTTGGCGGTCGGCACGCCACCGCACACCACGGTGGCCGGCGCGGACCCGGCCAGGGTGAGGTCGGCGGCGACGGTCGGTGCGTCCGCCGGGCCGGACACGGTGACCGTGTCGCCGTTGAGGGTGCGGTGCTCACCCGGCAGCTGGTCGGCGCTCAGCCGTCCGGCGAGCACGTGGTGGGTCAGCACGGTGGTCAGCCGCGGCACGTCGGCCAGCAGCGCCGGCAGCGCATCGACGCCCAGCGCGTCGAAGGCCGCGTCGGACGGCGCCAGCACGGTGACGTCCTGCCGGCTGTTGACCGCGTCGACCAGGTTGGCGGTGAGCACCGCCGAGGTGAGGGTGCTCAGCTGCGGGATGCTGCCCACCGCGCCGGCGACCGGTGTCGTCGCGAGCGCCGCGGGGCTGCCCGGCCCGTCGGCGGAGAACATCGCGCACCCCGGCCCCACCGGCCCGGTGGGTGCTGGGGCGGCCGACGCGGACCCCTGGGCGGCGCTGCTCACCGCAGCGGCGGCGGGGGCCGGCACGTCGTCCCCGGAGGTGCACCCGGCGGAGCCCGCCAGCAGCACGAGGGCGGTGACCGCCCCGGCGAGGCGGGACACGACGGTGGCTCGGGACGACCGGGGGGCCTTCACGGGGGCGCTCTCCTGCTCGTGGGGCGGGCGACGGCGTGGCGCTCATCGGGCCGGGTGCACCGGCGCCCGAGCATCGCATCCGGCGCGGCAGCAGCCCGCGTCCCGACCGCGGCGTGCCACCCTGGCCCGATGAGCGCCACGCCGTCGTCGTCGCGTCCGGCCGCCCCTGGGGCGGGCGGGCCCGGCATGCCCGTCCCGGTCAAGGTCGCCGTCGGCGTGCTGGCCGCGCTCGCGGTGCTGCTGCTGCTCAACGCGGTGTTCACCGCGCTCGTCTTCGACGACGTCGTCGACCGCTTCGCCGCGGCCCGGCCCGGATCGCCCCGGTCCGAGGCCCTACAGCGGGTGCAGGTCAACCTCCTGCAGGCGGCCGTGTTCGGCAGCCTCGGGGCGCTCGCGGCCTGGGCGCTGGCCGGACGCCGCGGGTGGGCCCGGCTGACCGGGCTGGCCGTCGCGGTCGGGCTGGGCGTGATCACGCTGGTCGGTGCGCTGGTGGCCGGCCTGGCCGTCAGCTCGCTGCTGGTGGTCGTGCTCTGTGCCGCCGCCGTGACCAGCCTGCTCGCCCCGGCGACGGCCGCCTGGGCCCCGGCGGGCGCACGGGGCGGCCGCGGCGCCTGAGAGGAGCGGCGCCTGCGGCGAGGTCAGTACCGCGCCCGGCGCTGCCCCTCCGCCCGGTACCAGGCCGAGGACGGCCGCAGCGCGAGCAGCACGACACCGGCGACCTGCAGCACCAGCCCGACCACGCCGAGCGCGGTCCTCCCCCCGGGGACGTCGGTGGTGGCGGAAAGGACCAGCCCCACCGTCCCGAAGAGCAGGGCGAGGCCGGCGATGACCCAGAGGGTGATCCGTGCCCAGTTGCGACCGGTCCAGGCGAACCACAGCACGACCGCGGTGCCGATCAGGAACAGCAGACCGACCACCGCCCCGACCACCGCCCCGATCTCGGCGAACTGGCGGACCGACTCGGCGTCGACCCCCTGCCGGGCAGCGGCCTCATCGATCGTCGCGTCCCAGTCGGTCAGCGCCAGGACCGAGGTGACCAGCCCGAGCAGGACGTTGAGCGCGAAGGCCGCGACCCCCGCCGTGACCGTGGTGGGCCGCGGGGTCGGCGGCAGCGCCTGCTGCTGCTGACCCGGAGCCGCCGGGTACCCCCAGGCCTGCTGTCCGTACGGCTGCTGCCCGTAGGCGGGCTGCTGCCCGTACGGCACCTGCTGCCCGTACGGCACCTGCTGCCCGTACGGCTGCTGTCCGTACGGCTGCTGCCCGTACCCCGGCTGCTGTCCGTACCCGGACTGCTGACCGTAGGAGGGCTGCTGACCGTAGGTGGGCTGGGCGTCCGCCGGCGGCTGCCCCTGACCCCACGGCTCCCCGGACGGCGGCTGCGGGCCGGCCCCGCCGTGCTGCGGGTCCTGCGGTCCTGACGTCATGGGAGCTCCTCGGTGGCCTGCGCGTGCCGACCCCGGTGATCATGGGGCATGCCGACCGTCGTCGGCGAGCCGTCGGGGCCGGACCGACCACCGTCCGCGGCGGGCGGCCGGGCCACCCACTCACGGCTGTCGGGGTGCAGCAGCAGCCCGAGCAGGACCGCTTCGAGCGCGCCACCGGCCAGGCCGAGGAGGCCCACGTCCTGGCCGAGGACCCAGCCACCGAGGCGCGCCGCAGCGCCCGTGGCGGACCACAGCACGAGGAGCACCCAGGCCGGGCGGCCGTGCCGATCGAAGGCCGTGAGCAACGCGTGCCACCCGCTGGCCAACCCGACGTACAGCAGCATCGTCAGCGCCGGCCCAGCGGACCAGGTGGCCCAGGTGACCAGGGACGCCCCGATGGCCCCGAGCACCAGCAGCGCGGTCGTCACCCGCCCCACCGCGACGACCCAGCGGGCTGCCTGCAACCGCGCACGACCCTCGACCATCGTCGGACCCCTTCCTCGCCCGACGCCTGGTGCGCCGTGACCGGGGGACCGTACGAGCAGCTCAGCGGCGCGCGGCGGCGTCGTCCACAGGGTGTGGACGACCGGCCGGATCGAGCCGGGCGGGCTGCGATCCTGTGCCGGGTCTGGTCAGGACCTGTCCCCGCCGCTAGCGTTCATCTCACCGGCCGTAGTCCTGAGACCACGATCCGTAGCCAGTCGCGAGCGTCGCCGTCTGGTCCCTCGTTCACCGCCCGAGACCGACGCCGCACCCGTCGCCGGTCCCGGCGCCCTCCCGGAGGTCCGCGTGATCCGACCGGCCCACCCCCGCTCCTCGACGCCCCTGTCCGGCCGGGCGGCGTCCCGTCGCACCCGGCGGGCGCTGCACGCCCTGCTGCTGACCGTCGGGCTCGCCGCGAGCGCCACCGGGCTGGTGGCAGCGCACGGCGCGACCCCGGCGGCCGCGGCCGAGCTGCCCGTGTCGCAGGGCCGACCGGTGACGGCGTCCTCGACCGAGGACCCCGTGGGCACCCCGGCCCGGGCGGCCGTCGACGGCGACCCGACCACCCGGTGGTCCTCCGGCCGGACCGACACCGAGTGGCTGCAGGTCGACCTCGGTCGCAGCACCGCCGTCACCCAGGTGGTCCTGCAGTGGGAGGCCGCCTACGGCCGGGCCTTCCGGCTGCAGGTGTCCGACGACGCCGCGACCTGGACGACCGTCGCCTCGGTGACCGACGGCACGGGCGGCACCCAGCGGGTGGCCGTCGCCGGCACCGGCAGGTACGTCCGGCTGGCCGGCGTGACCCGGGCGACCGGCTACGGCTATTCGCTGTGGGAGTTCCAGGTCCTCGGCACCGCCACCGCCACGTCGCCCGCGCCCGCCTGCGACACCCGCGACGTCGCCGACGGCCGCACCACCACCGCGTCCTCGGTCCAGGGCGCGGGCACCCCGGCCGCCGCCGCGGCCGACGGCAACACCGGGACGCGCTGGTCCAGCGCCGCCTCCGACACCCAGTGGTGGCAGGTCGACCTGGGCACGCGCACCGAGCTGTGCGGTCTCCGGCTGACCTGGGAGGCGGCCTACGCGCGCGGCTACGACGTGCAGGTCTCCGACGACGGCACCACCTGGACGACCGTGGCCGGCACCCGCACCGGCACCGGCGGCACCGAGCAGCTCGACGTCCACGCCACCGGCCGCTTCCTGCGACTGGCGATGCTGACGCGGGGCACCGCCTGGGGCTACTCGCTGTGGGAGGTCGACGCCTTCGCGGCTGCCGCCACGACCACCCCGGCTCCCACGACGCCCGGCTGCACGACCGGGCCGGCCGACGGCGCCGTGCGGGTGGCCGGCAGCAAGCCGAACTGGTGCCTGCTCGTCGACGGCCGGCCGTGGACGGTGAAGGGCGTGACCTGGGGGCCCTCGGTCACCGAGTTCGCCGCCCGCGCCGCCGACCTGACCGACCTCGGCGTCAACACGATCCGCACCTGGGGCACCGACGCCGGCACCCGCACCCTGCTCGACGCCGCAGCCGCCGCGAAGATGCGGGTGGTCGCCGGGTTCTGGCTGGCCCCCGGTGGCGGCCCCGGTTCCGGTGGCTGCCCCGACTACGTCACCGACCCCACCTACAAGGCCAACGCGCTCAAGGACATCACCACCTGGGTCACCGCCTACCGCGACCACCCCGGCGTGCTCATGTGGGACGTCGGCAACGAGTCGCTGCTGGGCATGGCGCAGTGCTGGAGCGGGACGCAGCTGGAGGCCCAGCGCAACGCCTACGCCGCCTTCGTCAACGACGCGGCCGTGCGCATCCACTCGCTCGACCCGAGGCACCCGGTCACCAACACCGACGCCTGGACCGGCGCCTGGGACTACCTGAAGCGGAACGCCCCCGCGCTGGACCTGTACGGGCTGAACACCTACGGCGGCATCTGCGGCATCCAGCAGGCCTGGGTCGCCGGCGGGTACGACAAGCCGTACCTGATCACCGAGGGCGGGCCGACCGGTGACTGGGAGGCCCGCGCCGACGTCAACGGCGTCCCCGACCAGGGCACCGACCGGGACAACGCCGCCGGGTACACCACCGCGTGGCGCTGCGTGCAGGCCCATGCGGGCGTGGCCCTGGGCGCCACGCTGTTCAACTACGGCACCGAGACCGACGTCAACGGCTACTGGTTCAACCTGGTCCCCGGCGGGGAACGCCGGCTCGCCTGGCACGCGGTCGCCGCGGCCTACGGCGGCCCGGGCGCACAGGGCCGCAACACCCCGCCGGTGTTCACGTCCATGACCGTGACCGGCTCCACCGCGGTGGTCGCCGGCTCGACCCTCCGCATCGACACCGCGGTCAGCGACCCGGACGGCGACGCGCTCACCTACGCGGTGGCGCTCAACAGCCGGTACGTCGACGGCGCCGAGACGCTGACCGCCGCGACGGCCACGCGCTCGGGCACCAGCTTCACCCTGCAGGCCCCGCAGGCCCTGGGCGTGTGGAAGGTCTACGCCCTCGCCCGCGACGGCCACGGCAACGTGGGTGTGGAGACCCGGACGTTCCGCGTCGTCCCACCGGCGGTGACCGGCACGAACATCGCCGCAGGCCGGCCGGCCACGGCGTCGTCCTACGACCCCTACAACGGCGACTTCCGCGCCGGGCAGGCGACCGACGGCGACCTGGCCACCCGCTGGTCCAGCGCGTGGTCCGACGCCCAGTGGGTGCAGGTGGACCTGGGCTCGGTGCGGTCGTTCAGCCGCGTCGGCCTGGTCTGGGAGGCGGCCTACGCCCGCGGCTACCAGGTGCAGACCTCCGCCGACGGCGTCACGTGGACCACGATCGCCACGGTGACCGACGGCAACGGCAACGACGACAGCCTCGCCGTCCGCGGCTCCGGGCGGTACGTGCGCATCCAGGGGACGGCGCGGGCGACGGCCTACGGGTACTCGCTGTACGAGCTGCAGGTGATCACACCGTGACCTCGATCGAGTGCGCTGCGGTGGAGTTGTCGTGCACCGAGGCCCTACGCTCCGCACCGTGACGACGCCCACAGGCTCTGGCCAGCAGCCGGAGTACCCCCGCCCCGACGACCAGTCGTCGAGCCAGAACGCCGGCTCGTCGAGCTACGGCCAGCCCGCGGGCTCCGGCCAGCCGTGGGACGCCAAGCCCACGGCGGACCACACCCAGCAGTTCCCCGCGCAGCAGTACGGCCAGCAGCCCTACGGACAGCAGCAGCCGTACGGCCAGCAGCAGCCCTACGGACAGCAGCAGGGCTACCAGAACGCCCCGGCCGGCTACGACCAGGGCGCCCCGGCGAAGGCCAACGGCTTCGGCATCGCCGCGCTGGTGCTCGGCATCCTGTCCATCCCGGCGGGCTTCCTGAGCTGGCCGGGCATCCTCCTCGGGCTGCTGGCGATCATCTTCGGCGTCCTCGGGCTGCGCCGGGTCAAGGCCCGCCGGGCCGACAACAAGGGCATGGCGCTCGCCGGGCTGATCACCGGCATCATCGGGCTGATCATCGGCGCCATCGTGCTCGCCGCGCTGATCTTCGTGACGAAGACGACCGCGGACTGCACCGCCGACTTCAACTCGACCGGCGACCAGGCCGCGTTCGAGCAGTGCGTCCAGGACTCGCTGACCAACTGATCCGCGTCCCGAGGGCCCGTCGACCGCAGCTGCGGTCGGCGGGCCCTCGTCGTCCCCGGCGGGTCAGCCGCGGCTGACGGTCAGGGCACTGTCGCCGGCCGGCCAGTCGACCACCACCCGGTCGCCGTCCCGGACCTCCCCGGACAGCAGGGCGCGGGCCAGCGGGTCGCCGATCGCGGACTGCACCAGCCGGCGCAGCGGCCGGGCGCCGTAGACCGGGTCGAGGCCGTTGAGCGCGAGCCACTCCCGGGCCGCGTCGGTGACCTCCAGGGTCAGCCGGCGCGCGGCCAGCCGCCGGGCGAGCACGCCCACCTGGATGTCGACGATCCCGGCCAGCTCGTCGGTGCCCAGCGCACGGAAGGTGACGACGTCGTCCAGCCGGTTGAGGAACTCGGGCTTGAAGTGCCCGCGGACGACGTCCTGCACCGCTCGCCGCTTGGCCTCCTCGGGGATCGACTGGTCGGCGATGACCTGCGAGCCCAGGTTCGACGTCAGGACCAGGATCGTGCTGCGGAAGTCGACCGTGCGGCCCTGGCCGTCGGTGAGCCGACCGTCGTCGAGCACCTGCAGCAGGACGTCGAACGCGTCCGGGTGCGCCTTCTCCACCTCGTCGAGCAGCACCACCGTGTACGGGCGGCGCCGGACGGCCTCGGTCAGCTGGCCCCCGGCCTCGTAGCCGACGTAGCCGGGCGGGGCGCCGACCAGCCGGGCCACCGAGTGCTTCTCGGAGTACTCGCTCATGTCGATGCGCACCATGGCGCGCTCGTCGTCGAAGAGGAACTCCGCCAGCGCCTTGGCCAGCTCGGTCTTGCCCACGCCCGTCGGGCCGAGGAAGAGGAACGAGCCGGTCGGCCGGTCGGGGTCGGCGACGCCGGAACGGGCCCGGCGGACGGCGTCGGCCACCGCGCGAACGGCGTCGGGCTGGCCGACGACCCGCTTCGCCAGTTCGTCCTCCATCCGCAGCAGCTTCTGCGTCTCGCCCTCCAGCAGCCGGCCCGCGGGGATCCCGGTCCACGCCTGGACGACCTCGGCGATGTCGTCGGCGCCGACCTCCTCCTTGAGCATCGAGTCACCGGCGGCCACCGACGCCTCGGCCGCACGCAGCTCCTTCTCCAGCTGCGGCATGCGCCCGTAGCGGAGCTCGGCGGCGCGGGCCAGGTCGCCGTCGCGCTCGGCACGCTCGGCGTCGGTGCGCACCGCCTCCAGCTCCTCCTTGCTGCGCTGGATGCGGTCGATGGCCGTCTTGTCCTGCTGCCAGCGCGCGGTGAGCTCACCGAGGGCCTCGCGGCGGTCGGCGAGCTCGTCGCGCAGCGCGGCCAGCCGGGCGAGGGAGGCGGGGTCGTCCTCCTTGGCCAGCGCCATCTCCTCGATCTCCAGCCGGCGCACGACCCGCTCGACCTCGTCGACCTCGACCGGGCGGCTGTCGATCTCCATGCGCAGCCGGCTGGCGGCCTCGTCGACCAGGTCGATGGCCTTGTCGGGCAGGAAGCGGGCGGTCACGTAGCGGTCGGACAACGTGGCGGCCGCGACGATGGCGCCGTCGGTGATCCGGACGCCGTGGTGGACCTCGTAGCGCTCCTTGAGCCCGCGCAGGATGCCGATGGTGTCCTCGACCGTGGGCTCACCGACGAAGACCTGCTGGAAGCGCCGCTCGAGGGCGGCGTCCTTCTCGATGTGCTGCCGGAACTCGTCGAGCGTGGTGGCGCCGACCATCCGCAGCTCGCCGCGGGCCAGCATCGGCTTGATCATGTTGCCGGCGTCCATCGCGGAGTCACCGCTCGCGCCGGCGCCGACGATCGTGTGCAGCTCGTCGATGAAGGTGACGATCTGACCGGCGGAGTCGGTGATCTCCTCCAGGACGGCCTTGAGGCGCTCCTCGAACTCACCGCGGAACTTCGCCCCGGCGACCATGGCGGCCAGGTCCAGGGCCATCAGCCGCTTGCCCCTGAGGCTCTCCGGGACGTCGCCGGCCACCATCCGCTGGGCCAGGCCCTCGACGATCGCGGTCTTGCCCACGCCGGGCTCACCGATCAGCACCGGGTTGTTCTTCGTGCGCCGGGACAGCACCTGCACCACCCGGCGGATCTCGGCGTCCCGGCCGATCACCGGGTCCATCCGGCCCTCGCGGGCGCGCTCGGTGAGGTCGACGGCGTACTTCTCCAACGCCTTGTAGGTGTTCTCCGGGTCCGCGCTGGTGACCTTGCGGTTGCCCCGCACAGAGCGGAAGGCGGCGACCAGGGCCTCGCGGCTGGCCCCCACGCTGCTCAGCACCGCGCCGGCGTCGCCGTCGGTGGAGGCCAGCCCCACCAGCAGGTGCTCGGTGGAGACGTACTCGTCGCCCAGGGCACCGGCCTGCTCCCCCGCCGCGTTGACCGCGCGGAGGAACTCCCGGGACGGCGACGGCGGCGCCACGTTCGTGCCGGAGACGCTGGGCAGCCGGCGCAGCGCGGCGTCGGCCTTGGCGCGGACGTCGGCCGGGTCGGCGCCGGTGGCCTGCAGCAGCGGCCCGGCGATGCCGTCGGACTGCTCGAGCAGCGCGACCAGCAGGTGCAGGGGCTCGAGTGCTGCCTGCCCACGGTCGACCGCCAGTCGCTGTGCGGCGGCGACGGCCTCCTGCGCACGGGTCGTCAACTTGGCCTGCGCCATGCGGGTGTGTCCTTCCTGCTCATGAGGGGCGTCCGGGCAGTCCAACGGAGCAGGACTTGAGTGTGTTCCGCTCAACCTCGTGGTGCCTCGCGCACCCACCGGGGAAGCTCACCGTGACCAGACTGTGGCGCACCACTTGTCACGTTCCACAACGACACGACGTGCTCACACTCAGCGGCGCCCTATTCTGGGGTGCATGACGGATTCACCGTCGCCGAGCGTGGCTCTCGACGACCAGCTCTGTTTCGCCCTGTACGCCGCCTCGCGGGCGGTCACCGCCCGCTACCGGCCCATGCTGGACCAGCTCGGGATCACCTATCCCCAGTACCTGGTCCTCATGCTGCTGTGGGAGGAGGACGGGCAGACCGTCGGCCAGCTGGGCAGCCGCCTGGCACTGGACTCCGGCACGCTCTCCCCCCTGCTCAAGCGGCTCACCGCCGCGGGCCTGGTCACCCGGCACCGCCGCACCGACGACGAGCGCTCGGTCTCCGTGCGGCTCACCGACGCCGGCCGGGCCCTGCACGAGCCGGCCTTCGCGGTCAACGCGGCGATGATCGACGCGCTCGACCTCGACGACGACCAGTTCACCGAGCTGCGCAACCAGCTGCGCATCGTCACCGAGCGGGTCGCCCAGCCCCGCACCGACGCCCGCACCTGACGGAGGGCCCCGCGCCGACGCGCGCCGGGGTCGTGACCGGCAGTCCCACGTCTGCACGCCACATGGCGGGCCCCGCACCCGGGGGCCCGCCATGTGGCGCATCCGCCGCCCGCCCGCCCCGTCCGGACGCCGGAGTCCCCACCCGCGACCGTGGGGTTGGAACAGGTCGCGCGGGGAACGGTTGTGCTCGATGAGAGTGGTGACCGACCGCGTCGCACGTCCGCGCCGCGGGGTCGCCACCAGCAGAGGAGGTCCGATGCCCACCCGCACCGCACGCACCGCATGGAACGGCTCGCTGCAGGAGGGCTCCGGCCAGGTCGAGCTGTCCAGCTCGAAGGTCGGCACCTACGACGTCAGCTTCCCCAAGCGCGCCGCTGACGAGGCCGGGGGCACCACCAGCCCCGAGGAGCTCATCGCCGCGGCCCACTCGGCCTGCTTCGCGATGCAGCTGTCCGCCGTCATCGGCGAGGCCGGCGGCACCGTCGAGAGCCTCGAGGTCTCCGCCGACGTCTCCCTCGGCCCGGACAAGGACCGCGGCGGCTTCCAGCTGACCGGCATCAAGCTCACCGTCCGCGGCGAGGTCGACGGCCTGGACGCCGCCGGCTTCGAGAAGGCCGCGCAGGCCGCCAAGGTCGGCTGCCCGGTGAGCAAGGCCCTGACCGGCGTCGACATCACCCTGGACGCCGCACTCGCCTGACCCCGGCCACCTCGTGAGCTGACGAGGTCCCGGACACGATGACGGCCCGCCTCCCCACCGGGGAGACGGGCCGTCGTCGTGCCACCCCCTCGCCCCCGCCGCGAGGTACGTGCGGCGGGAGCGAGGGTCAGGCGTCCTCACAGGGTCCCGCGCGGAGCGTGGCGTTGGGGGCGAGGGGGTCCTTCGTCAGCTGCGGGCGCTCGTGGTCGCGCCGGCCAGGTCGGCGTCGGCGGGCACGGTGCTCACCGCAGCGCCGGCCTGCATCCGCTCGGAGCCGGACTCGGTGCGCAGCGCCACCTCCCGGATGAAGGCGATCGCCACGATGGTGATCAGCGACAAGACGGCGGCGACGGCGAAGATCCGGCCGGTGGCGTCGCCGTAGGACACCCGGATCAGCTCCTGCACCGGGGCTGGGGCGTCGGCCAGGCTGGCCAGCCCGATGTCGCCGGAGCCGGCCGAGGCCGCGGCACTCGGCACGTCGGCCAGTCCGCCCTGGATGAGGGTGCCGACCCGGGCGCTGAGCACCGCGCCGAGGACCGAGACGCCGATGGTGCCGCCCAGGCTGCGGAAGAAGGCCACGAGGCTGCTGGCCGCCCCCAGGTCGCTGGCCGCCACGGTGTTCTGCACGGCCAGCACGAGGTTCTGGTTGGTCAGGCCGATGCCGATGCCCAGGACGGCGAGGAAGACGCCGAGCAGCAGCATGTCGGTGGTGTGGTCGATGGTCGACAGCAGCCCGAAGCCGGCGGCCACCAGCACCGAGCCCACGACCAGGAAGGCCTTCCAGCGGCCGAAGCGGGAGATGAGGATGCCCGAGACGGTCGAGGAGACCACCAGGCCGCCGATCATCGGCAGGGTCAGCAGGCCGGCCGCCGTGGGCGAGTAGCCGCGGGAGATCTGCAGGTACTGGCCGAGGAACACGGTGGACCCGAACAGCGCCACACCGATGACCATGCTGGCCACGACCGCCAGCGTCGTCGTCCGGTCACGGAAGAGCCGCAGCGGGACGATCGGCTCGGTCGCGCGCAGCTCGGTGACGACGAAGGCCGCGATGGCCAGCACCCCGCCACCGACGAAGAGCACGGTCTGGAACGAGGCCCAGGCGAACTGGTGGCCGGCCAGGCTGACCCAGATCAGCAGGGCGGAGACGCCGGCGGTGAGGAAGGACGCCCCCAGGTAGTCGATGGACACGGGGCGCTTGACCACGGGCAGGTGCAGCGTGCGCTGCAGCAGCACGAGGGCCACGGCGGCGAAGGGGACGCCGACGTAGAAGCACCAGCGCCAGCCCAGCCACGAGGTGTCCACCAGCAGGCCGCCGATGAGCGGCCCGGCGACGGTCCCGATGGCGAACACGCCACCGAGGAAGCCGGAGTACCGGCCGCGCTCGCGCGGGCTGATCATCGCGGCCATGGCGATCTGCACCAGTGCGGTCAGACCACCCAGGCCCAGCCCCTGCAGTGCGCGCCAGCCGATCAGGGTGGGCACCGACTGGGAGAGCCCG belongs to Modestobacter sp. L9-4 and includes:
- a CDS encoding fasciclin domain-containing protein; amino-acid sequence: MKAPRSSRATVVSRLAGAVTALVLLAGSAGCTSGDDVPAPAAAAVSSAAQGSASAAPAPTGPVGPGCAMFSADGPGSPAALATTPVAGAVGSIPQLSTLTSAVLTANLVDAVNSRQDVTVLAPSDAAFDALGVDALPALLADVPRLTTVLTHHVLAGRLSADQLPGEHRTLNGDTVTVSGPADAPTVAADLTLAGSAPATVVCGGVPTANAVVYVVDQVLAPAP
- a CDS encoding MarR family winged helix-turn-helix transcriptional regulator, producing MALDDQLCFALYAASRAVTARYRPMLDQLGITYPQYLVLMLLWEEDGQTVGQLGSRLALDSGTLSPLLKRLTAAGLVTRHRRTDDERSVSVRLTDAGRALHEPAFAVNAAMIDALDLDDDQFTELRNQLRIVTERVAQPRTDART
- a CDS encoding DUF4190 domain-containing protein, producing the protein MTTPTGSGQQPEYPRPDDQSSSQNAGSSSYGQPAGSGQPWDAKPTADHTQQFPAQQYGQQPYGQQQPYGQQQPYGQQQGYQNAPAGYDQGAPAKANGFGIAALVLGILSIPAGFLSWPGILLGLLAIIFGVLGLRRVKARRADNKGMALAGLITGIIGLIIGAIVLAALIFVTKTTADCTADFNSTGDQAAFEQCVQDSLTN
- the clpB gene encoding ATP-dependent chaperone ClpB; its protein translation is MAQAKLTTRAQEAVAAAQRLAVDRGQAALEPLHLLVALLEQSDGIAGPLLQATGADPADVRAKADAALRRLPSVSGTNVAPPSPSREFLRAVNAAGEQAGALGDEYVSTEHLLVGLASTDGDAGAVLSSVGASREALVAAFRSVRGNRKVTSADPENTYKALEKYAVDLTERAREGRMDPVIGRDAEIRRVVQVLSRRTKNNPVLIGEPGVGKTAIVEGLAQRMVAGDVPESLRGKRLMALDLAAMVAGAKFRGEFEERLKAVLEEITDSAGQIVTFIDELHTIVGAGASGDSAMDAGNMIKPMLARGELRMVGATTLDEFRQHIEKDAALERRFQQVFVGEPTVEDTIGILRGLKERYEVHHGVRITDGAIVAAATLSDRYVTARFLPDKAIDLVDEAASRLRMEIDSRPVEVDEVERVVRRLEIEEMALAKEDDPASLARLAALRDELADRREALGELTARWQQDKTAIDRIQRSKEELEAVRTDAERAERDGDLARAAELRYGRMPQLEKELRAAEASVAAGDSMLKEEVGADDIAEVVQAWTGIPAGRLLEGETQKLLRMEDELAKRVVGQPDAVRAVADAVRRARSGVADPDRPTGSFLFLGPTGVGKTELAKALAEFLFDDERAMVRIDMSEYSEKHSVARLVGAPPGYVGYEAGGQLTEAVRRRPYTVVLLDEVEKAHPDAFDVLLQVLDDGRLTDGQGRTVDFRSTILVLTSNLGSQVIADQSIPEEAKRRAVQDVVRGHFKPEFLNRLDDVVTFRALGTDELAGIVDIQVGVLARRLAARRLTLEVTDAAREWLALNGLDPVYGARPLRRLVQSAIGDPLARALLSGEVRDGDRVVVDWPAGDSALTVSRG
- a CDS encoding DedA family protein, with amino-acid sequence MAIEAAPAFLDSTHLLNTFGLVGLLAIIFAETGLLVGFFLPGDSLLFTAGMVAAGGFAGVTLAPLWVLLILLPLAAIAGNLVGYWIGHRAGPAVFKREQSRFFKAEYVEQANAFFTRHGARTIVLARFVPIVRTFATVMAGASRMDLRVYVLYSVIGGVLWAAGVTALGYWLGQVDVIHDNIELFAIGVVVLSLIPVAFELLRARRRNSAA
- a CDS encoding discoidin domain-containing protein, producing MIRPAHPRSSTPLSGRAASRRTRRALHALLLTVGLAASATGLVAAHGATPAAAAELPVSQGRPVTASSTEDPVGTPARAAVDGDPTTRWSSGRTDTEWLQVDLGRSTAVTQVVLQWEAAYGRAFRLQVSDDAATWTTVASVTDGTGGTQRVAVAGTGRYVRLAGVTRATGYGYSLWEFQVLGTATATSPAPACDTRDVADGRTTTASSVQGAGTPAAAAADGNTGTRWSSAASDTQWWQVDLGTRTELCGLRLTWEAAYARGYDVQVSDDGTTWTTVAGTRTGTGGTEQLDVHATGRFLRLAMLTRGTAWGYSLWEVDAFAAAATTTPAPTTPGCTTGPADGAVRVAGSKPNWCLLVDGRPWTVKGVTWGPSVTEFAARAADLTDLGVNTIRTWGTDAGTRTLLDAAAAAKMRVVAGFWLAPGGGPGSGGCPDYVTDPTYKANALKDITTWVTAYRDHPGVLMWDVGNESLLGMAQCWSGTQLEAQRNAYAAFVNDAAVRIHSLDPRHPVTNTDAWTGAWDYLKRNAPALDLYGLNTYGGICGIQQAWVAGGYDKPYLITEGGPTGDWEARADVNGVPDQGTDRDNAAGYTTAWRCVQAHAGVALGATLFNYGTETDVNGYWFNLVPGGERRLAWHAVAAAYGGPGAQGRNTPPVFTSMTVTGSTAVVAGSTLRIDTAVSDPDGDALTYAVALNSRYVDGAETLTAATATRSGTSFTLQAPQALGVWKVYALARDGHGNVGVETRTFRVVPPAVTGTNIAAGRPATASSYDPYNGDFRAGQATDGDLATRWSSAWSDAQWVQVDLGSVRSFSRVGLVWEAAYARGYQVQTSADGVTWTTIATVTDGNGNDDSLAVRGSGRYVRIQGTARATAYGYSLYELQVITP
- the pyrE gene encoding orotate phosphoribosyltransferase, yielding MDAHSPAHPDRDRLLELIVELAVVHGKVTLSSGREADWYIDLRRVTLHHEAAPLVGRVMRQLTGDLRYDVVGGLTLGADPVATAMLHAAADGQGFLDACVVRKETKAHGMQRRIEGPDVDGRAVLVVEDVSTTGSSPLTAVEALQEAGAEVVAVAVIVDRGARAAVEAAGLEYRAAFSLEDLGLS